The Haemorhous mexicanus isolate bHaeMex1 chromosome 6, bHaeMex1.pri, whole genome shotgun sequence genome includes the window TTCCTGAgccattcctgcagctcctgcaccctGGCAGTGGGACCCTGGATTTGCCCTTGAACAGTGCCATGGCTGGTATTCCTGACCCAGCCAACAAGCCCCAGCCTCTTAGCCTCTCCCTGAGAAGACAATGCAGAACAAAATGAGGTTAATCCAAACTGTAAGAGAGCAATAGAACAACATTCACATACAGGAGCCAATTTTGTTGGCAAGACACAGACCTCCAAGGAAGTTCCTGTGGTTCAGGTAACAGGAAAGCGGCAGAGGATTCACTCGACTACTCAATATATTCTTTCACGCGAAAAACTGGGGCTGAAACTCTCTTCAGTCATGCTTACATAACCCGGCcgggctgccagcagcaccgcGATGCCAgtccccttcagcagcagccgGAGCTCAGCCCGTGGCCGCGGCCACGACCCTGCCCACCCCGCGGGCTCGGCCCCTCCAAGGCGCCCGCAGTGGGCTGACAGCGGGCGCGGCGCACACcggcaggcagggcagcccgCCCCCGGGGACCGCGGCACGCACCTGGGTGTACTTGCGGAAGAACACGCCTTGCACCTTGCCGTACACCTCGTAGTCCACGGACACCAAGCCCTCGCCGTCCGCCATGGCGGCACCGCCAACTCCTCCCTCTTCTCCggccgccgcagccgccgcgCGCCCCGCTGCGCCTGAGCCCCGAGGCGGCCGCCGGGGGCGTGGCTTCCCTCCTGCGGCCAATGAAGAGCCCTAGCGGGGTCGGACCGGTCCCTCATTCGCCGCCTCATGAATAATGCACATCCGGCGGCCTCACGAATAATGCATATCGGACGGCCTCATGAATAATGCATCAGGACCTCCTCATGAATAATGCATCAGAGGCCGCGCTCGAGCCGTGGTGGAACGGCCGCGCGGCCGGGAGCATTCCAGGGGCGCGCGCCGGCCGGAGCGGCGCCGGTCTCCCGGCAACAGCCGCCAGCAGCGCGAGGACGGCGCGGCGGGCACAGCCTCGCGGCGGGCACAGCTCCGCGCCGGGGCCCCGGGAGCCgcgggcagcggcagcggcagGAGGGGTCGGGTCTCTCGGGCCATAAGCGCAGCGTGTGGCGCGCAGCTTGCTGAGGGGGGAGGCCGGCGGAGCGCCGGGCGCAGCCCCGCAGGTAACTCCGCTCGCCCCGCGGCCCCTCGGGGGATGTGGTGGAACGAGCCACAGGAAGATTGTGCCGAGCTTGGTCGGACTCCTACATGTCAGATGTGTGTGGCAGAGTGAAGGGACACGTTATGGGAAACTGGCCGGGGACTATAACAATCCTCTGTCATTGCAGTATATTTCTGCTGCTATCATGGTAAGGGCAGGGCTcagacagaaagagaaataaaagtgtgTCTTATTTCTGTCTGCATAAACGGTTGGGACTAGAAGAGGCAGCATGGAAACTCCCTAGATGGAAGGAATGTAAAGATTTATAGAAAGCAGAAAAGTTACAAAACCCTTACTAATATTTATTATAACCTCTGTTTCCAGCGTCCATGCATAAACTGTTAGGAGAAGATATGTCCAGTTTTGGATAAAATTGTTTGTAATGGCTTTGCTTCTAACCTCAGGCTCTTTCTCAGGcgctgaatggatttttt containing:
- the ACYP1 gene encoding LOW QUALITY PROTEIN: acylphosphatase-1 (The sequence of the model RefSeq protein was modified relative to this genomic sequence to represent the inferred CDS: inserted 1 base in 1 codon), producing MRRRMRDRSDPARALHWPQEGSHAPGGRLGAQAQRGARRLRXAGEEGGVGGAAMADGEGLVSVDYEVYGKVQGVFFRKYTQGEAKRLGLVGWVRNTSHGTVQGQIQGPTARVQELQEWLRKIGSPQSRISRAEFSNEKKIQVLEHKEFQILK